AGGGACCGTGCGAAAATTTTCTTCAACTTTAGCAACAAGGAAATCGCTATCGTTAAACGTCCTAATCGATTGACTTCTTAACGACGACTTGCTTATAACAGTTTTctcatcgaatttttttctcgcatttcttttttatgcaaaaaaaaattttcttctcttctcttctcttcctttccctctcttttctatatatatatatatatatttcttttttttttcttttttatttcctatctCCCTTTTTCGTCAATTTGGATTTCTTTCATAACGGATAATGAGATcatcatttttaatgtttaaaaaatatttctatatcattattaatattatttcgtcaTGTAAACATACTCTTTAATCGTTGCTCATACTTTTCATCCATCTTGTATGAAAAATTGTATCGTTCGAGGGAAATACCGTCAATCTGGATTTTacataataagaatgaaaaacgatagaaagataggaagatagaaagaaagaaagaaagaaagaaagaaagaaagaaagaaaagaaagaaagaaacaagcaagcaagcaaacaaacaaacaaacaaataaagaaaaaaatgaaaggaaagagaaagaaagaaagcgagcAAGAGAGCAAGTAGGAAATGAAGACATAGACAAGTTTTGAAaatagagtaaaagagagacaaagagcgATGGGAAAAGCAGGAAGTGAAATCGGGCTCATTGACGATATTGAGAGAGggtgagatatatatatatatatgtagaatagaaagaaagaaagagagagagagagagagaagctgaAACTCGGCGTGGCTGAAgagacgcgcgcgcgcgcgcgcacacccCAAAGTGGAAAGCGGATTGGATCGGCTGGGTGATGGAGAGCGCAGACGGCAGAgtatacgagagagaaagagagaaagagagaaagagagagagagagagagagagagagaaagaaagagtgagaaagcgACGAAAggtgaaagaggaaggaaaaagaaagagaaggacggTGAGAGAATGGGGAAGAAAAGGGGAAGAGGagcgagagaagagagaaattaagCGGATCAATGGCGGAGCCCCGGCGAAACGAAACTTCAGCATCGAcagcctctctttctctatctttctctttctctctctctgtctctctctctcttcaattttccctcttccttcttcctcctcttcttcctccggTCGGAGTTTGCGCCTTTCTCCTACGAGAACCCTTTCATTTtcccaatctctctctctctctctctctctctctctctctgtatctatctatctatctctctcttttcctctttcattccttttttttctctttttctcaaataTCGCAACGGAGAAGAGATGCGAAATAAACACGCAATGGAGATCGAAAAGTAGAgctaattagaaatatattcgcGGGAAGTGAGAGAGGAAAGTTGGCAGGGGTGCCGACGTCGTCACCATGTTGTCGTTGTGTGGTGCTGTATGACgatgaggaagaaagagaaaaagggaaaaggagaaaaggagaaaaacagacagggagagagggagagagggaaacgaagaaggaggaagcaCGGTGTGGTGGTCCAAGAGAGACGGGAGAGATTGAATCGAGGAGGGTCGTTGCTTTTGCGGGGTAAACCGAGTATAGAAGagtgagaagagaagaaaagagagagagagagagaaagagagagagagagagagagaaagaggcagGGAACGCGAGGTCGTCACGATGCCGATGCTGGTGGGGGATGTGGTGATGcgagggaaagaagagaagaggagaagagaggtgaggagaaagaggagaggagaggagaggagagaagaggagagaacgaAACGTTCGCTCGTTTGCAAGACAAAGAACTCGAACCGCCGTACGAACTTGTAGTCGTGCATAAACGCTATCAGCCCCATCTACATATTCCGGAGACTAAGGAGACACGCGAAGGGGatcggaagagagagagagagagagagagagagagagagagagagagagagagagagagagagagaaggaaagagagagagagaaagattaagaggaaagagaagatcGAAGCGAGTCTCgacatttcttctttctctcttcctcttcctcttcgaaAGTATTCAGGAagtttgaaagagagagagagagagagagagagaaagagagagagagagattttttcgattaaaattttcttcgaattatGACAGATTTATCGTCGATCGTTCCTtgtatcatttgaaaaaaaaagaaaaaaaaaaaaaaagaaaagaaaaaaaaatttcgatgtGGACACATGTGCATCTAACGTCTAATATATAACGTGTATATCGATATCGAATGTTCACGTGATAGGTAGAATAGAATAGGTACTGGTTGGTTATCGACTGTCGTGTTTCACAATGGCTCCTCGTTGTAGGAAAGAGAACATGAgatgagaggaaagagagaaagagcaagagagagagagagagagagagaaagagagagagagggcggtTCCAGGGCGGAGGCAACGAGGGTGGAAGGAGAGAAGCCGTAGAAATAGCGAGCTGGCTTTGAAACACCCTTGACCCGGCACCCGAGGGTGGCTGCATGCTTGGCAGATTAGCCTAATGGTGAGTCCTCCTCTTATTCTCCTACTTGACGCCAGTTTACGagaccctctctctctctctctctcactctctctctctctctttctttctcctcctacATCGGGGATGCTGTTCGTCCACTTCAACCCTCCCTCTTCTGAATTCAGAACTTGGCGTGGCTCTTGActcgataagaaataatattcctTCAATTAGAAACTTTCAGGGATATATCAATGTTTACGCAATGTCGAGCATCGAACTTTCAAAGTATATACTATTTTgtcctaattattattatactattattattattattattattattattattattattattaccattatcattattattaaaaaaaaaaaaaaaaaaaaagcaggtCCACGTGAAATCATTGCAGAGAGACAGATCGTTAGTCAAAAttgttgaatttttattcatggtgcgtaaataaaatgaatgttcTCTATTTACAACCTACACTTTTTCAAAATAGCTTTGTTTGCACGTACAAAGTGGTCCTACTCCCGTTCATCGTACGCACATACGCGTGATATATGTTACGGTACTTCGAATGTAACGAACGCGTTAATatttgcatctctctctctctccctctctccctctctctctctctctctctctttctccctgtcCCTTGTCATCCCCACTCTCTTTGGGTGAAAGTTTACAAAGTGATGTCGATACAGAGGAATAGATTTACAAGAGCTATTATTACGTACCGCTGAATTCGATCGACGCACTCCGTAAGATAGTTACGTTAATTAAGATTCGAGAGTAGCGTCAATATTTATAGAGTTACAATGCCACGgactaaagagagaaagtgtgtccgaattgaaaaaaaaaaaaaaaaaaaaaagaaaaaacagaaaaaaaaagaaaaaaagaataaagagggagtaaaaaaaaagaacaatagaaattatatcgatcgttCGGAACGagatatatttcgaaaaaaaaaaaaaaaaaaaaaaaaaaagaaagaaaaggattttcGTTTAAAATCAACAATACAAAAAGGTCGACGTTTAAAATGCAAttacatcgataaaaataacagaataACACGTGACAATTCGCGCGTTGATATATTACTTACGTATCCGTACATCAATCTCTCGCGtgtaaaataacaatgatgaagaaaaaaaaaataccagagagagagagacagagagagagagagagagagagaaagaaaaacgtggCACGAAACGTCAATTTAATAGTGGCTAAACCTATAGACTCCACGATATCCAATAAAACGCGATGCGTGGAGCGTGTGGGTGGTCGCATGGGTTATAGACGCGTGACGGCTACCAGTAGGTACTCACCGGCCGCTGCGGCAGCTTTGCCAGCATCCAAAGCCCCATACGGAGGTATACCCATGTGGGCGGGCGGTGGTTGCGTCAGGTGATCACCGTTCGGACAGAAGAAGGGCAGCCCGCTTGGATGCGTCCCTGCTAGGCCCATCTTGCTTGCCtggaaaataaatcaaacgaaAATCCTTTAACACGTACAGTACCAAAACAATATATCTCCGAAAggcaaaaacaaaatgaatgaatgaatgactgaacgaacgaacgaacggaaagaaaattaaattaaatgtaaaaaaaaaaaaaaaagaagatcatacgaagcgagagaaagagaatgagagagaaaatgaaatgaaatgaaaagagaacaatGAAGATTTGTCGTTCGCTTTAGCCTATTGatatccttcttctttgaatttaacgataaacgttttatatattaagtaCTGTTGATCAATACAATCGAATATCGAATGGTATCAATAAACGAAAGTATCAGTTTCGAGAAAGGCGACGACGGGTCAAGTTCGTCGATATCCAAAGGGGCTGAGGAGCTCTACTGCATTGGAAACGCAGGAGCAGCCGCCCTCCTATCAAGCTACGACTCTTAAAAAGGAAACTGGATATTCGATTCGATAaggtagagaaaagaaaagaagagaactgaagtgaagagaggagaggaaaggagaggagGGTAGGGGAGCGGACGGAAGAGGGAGGGGGTGGATAAGAGTGAGAGAGCATTCGTCGAGGACGATCTCGAGCGTTAATTTGCAAAGCCGGCGCGCGCGCTCCTCTCGAGGACTCGAGGGCTCGTTCGGCTTTTCCGTGGGACGGCGTATCGCCGAATTGAAGTGGCTCTTCGAGGGTACGCCTCGATACGCCCCCTTCCCCTTTGCTCTCCTTCCCCTTTTTGTctgcttctttctctctctctctctctctctctctctctctatctatctttttcttcccttcgatTAGGTAACAGTCGATAAAATTGGTTTGATTTTATTCAACGAGAATGTATTCAATAAGAAAGACTGGCCCTTAGTATAAGTTTTCAGTTTTGTCggttcgaaatatttttcatccttGATTGGCCAACTTCTTACCATAATAGCAGCTATATCGCGCATTGATCTAACAGCAAGAAGGAGTCCAGGATCCAATGGTTCTCTTTCCATCCACGTGAGAACTCTGGTGAGAAGTCCGACGGTCTCCTCGGCCGTCGGTTCATCttcctcgtcatcgtcatcgtcctcATGTTCGAATTCGCATTcctgatcgatcgatttgcgTTCGGATTCGATTTTGACGAGGCGCGATTGATCGACGTCGAGATcgatggtagtggtggtggtggtggtggtatcGTAACGTCGTGACGTTCGTTCTTCCCCGTCGATGATCCATCTTGCAAGTTCCTCGTCACCAACTTTGAGACCTAACTCACCAGCCAATCCACGGAGTTCGTCCAACAGCATCCTGTCCTCTTCCCTTTCCGCAGATGCAACGATAGTACGAAGGATAGAGTTGTTGTTTCCCGTAACGTTAGATCGACCTATACGTGATTCTACATCCTCTCGTTCCCTCGGTAAGGCCCAACTTCTGGCAAATGTTTCCGATCGTACGCTCAACCAGGCTCGGTGTAGATCCGCGAATGCTTCCTTGAGAGTAAATCTTCGAAGATAAGTCTCCAATCTATCATCATCTCGTTCGATCGTTGAGAATTTACTTCGATATACACCATGGTATACTCTGGTAAGTGCTCCAATTGCTAACCTCACTCTCAATTCTCTTACAACGATCCTTGTTTCGAGACAATCCTTCGGTACGACGAAGAGTCTAACAAGACCATCGGCCGCAACGCAGTCCCCTTCGGGAGGTAGATAATCGGCGCTCTCAGCCACGAGGACAGCACCGTCTGGATGCATGGCCATCGCAGTTACGGCGAACTCACGGTGAAACCACCATAGAAAGAGATCAGCCGTGAGGGAACCTCTCCCACCGCCGGCGTATACCACCGGTTGGCTGAGCATATTCACACGACTGAGACAACGTGGTCTCCAGTGACGACCAGCCACTAACAACCTAGTCCTATGATGTCCATCATGGTCGGCAGCCCCAACAACCCAGACTCTTTCCCCGGAAGACCTTTCTGAACTCCTCGAGGTTGCACCATGAAGTTTTCGGTGTTCCTCCAGGTGTCCACGTCGTCTTCCAGGTACATCACGCCAGTCCAAGAAGGATACGTGCGCCAGATAGATTCTACTGCGATCGTAGCACTCCAAGGCGCTTCTGATATTTTCTAAAGGTgaagaggaggtggtggaggaggaggtagtGGTCGGACGTGCACCAGAGATTTCATTTCTAGAATCGGCACGATAAGAtgaggaggaaggagaagaggcAACGAGAGGTTCGGATGAAGCTGACGGCGAGGTGGATGGTGAGAGAGGGGGTAATGGAGCAGCTGCTGGGGTTGTATTGGAAGAGGTAGAGGGTGTGGGAGGTGGATTCGGAGTCGACGTTATCGGCGGCGCGGATCGAGTCTGGAGTTCCCCCACTGGTggtccctcctcctcctcctcgtcgtcgtcgtcgtcctcgtcgccgtcctcctcctcctcctcctcctcctcctcttcctcctcctcctcctcctcctctacctCCACCTTCCCTGTTACAATATCCTCcttcccttcttccttcttagtCTCTTCTCGTGCACACTCGCGGCTACCGCGgcgtctcttttctttccgtttCCGGTCTCTGCAAAATAGCCGTGTGCTCTTCGACGTTTTCAGTTGACTACCGATCAAAGAAGATCCCTCGCTACTGGACACCGAGGATGACCTCGAGGAAGGgcgagaggaggaggaagaggaggaggaggaggaggaagtggAACTGGAGGTGCATGTAGAGGTGGAACGCGAGGAACAGGGCGAGCTAGAAAGGTTTCTGCTTTCGGATAGGAGGTCGCGATGCGGGCTTTGCGAGCACCGTCGTTTTAGCAGGGTGCCGTTTTCACGGGGCTGCTCGAGGCCACCTTCGGTACTCTCCAGGGGTTGACGCATGCGCGCTCCGATCCATGATCGACCCTCGCGCACCGCCAACACCGCAACCGCCGACGCCGCCGCCGCTGCCGCCGTTGCTGCCGCCGTTGCCGCCGCGTCTGTCTCCGGCGTCGTCTTCGCTCGGCCTggttttctcttcctcttcttcctcttcctccgtcttttcatcgtcatcgttgatgccttcttctttttattattattattctttccctCGGCTGACTCTTTTTTAACGATTGGCTGCTTTTGGTGATTCTCCTGCTGTTGGTAATTCTCCTCCTCCCGTTGCTCAAGACGTTCCTTATCGTTTCCCTCGAAGGTTCTAGACTCCCTCGAACCTCGGCGATCCTTCTCCAATGTGGCGGTAGCTTTGCTACCGCTAACACGCGCGCACTTGCTACCGCGAGGCGacattcttttatctctttcctcTTAACATATAGAGTACTCGTCGCCGTTGATAGAACGAGGAGTCGTAGTGACTCCTTTGATCAAGGTTAGGAACACTGTTGAACCCGATCGAGTTCCGTGGCTGGTTAGCGAGATCTCGTTGATCCCGGCCGACGAGGACTCGCGAGGACAACGGCGTCGAGCTCATCCGCGCGGCGTGCTGGCTTCGCCTACCGAGCGATGACTGAGCGAGCGGCCGCGACGCAGCCGTCAAAGGCCGGAGCGGGAACTAGAAGGCTTTGATGTACCGCCGCCCCGGTGCGCACAAAGCGAAAGCGGCCCCGGCTCGTTGGTTGGCATGGCATGAGGACGCCCGggggcggcggcggcggcggtgctGGCTCTGCTGGTGGTGGGTGAGTGGGTGCCACCGAGCTCCCGTCGACCGCCTGCGAGTTGTCGGGGGTGGAAATGGAGGGCGACCCACTACCACCCCCTTCAgccactcattctctctctctcgcttcctctttctctcttaaactGTGCGCGACCCTCCAATGTCTACATTAGACGCCTTCAGACGAATATCCTTTCCTCCTTCTGTTGCATCCAAGAACCTCCTCCTCATTCTTTCTTAaagttaaaaaggaaaaaggacgGAAATAAAAGGTCCTCTCTTCGAACCCTCTATTTTCATATAACCTCACCCTTCTGTGTCACGCGGCACGAGTACAGAGTAAACCTTATCGATCTCGTTTAACCTACACCATGCATCTAACACACTGCactacattttctctctctctctccctttctctgtctctgtcacTTCTCGTCGTACTTGTACTTTCTTTACTAGTGTACCAATCGCATCAATGGTCGATCTATTACATAGATTGTCAATGTTACCACTACATTTTTGATGTCGATAAATCAtcaatctttcttttaccCAATAAACAGGTGATAATGGTCTTGACTGATCATCGACAGATCTAATAGATTTAACTGATCCTTTTCATAGACTTCTTGATTATCTATGATACGGACTACTAACGATGCTTTCGGTTGATTATCAATCTGTCATCTGATCGATCctcaattaatttaatgacTTGTCAATTATTTCGATACGTCCTTGATACTGTGATCTGTTAAATATATCTCTGATGATACATTCTTGATGGCTTTAATAGACCGATTTCTGTTCGTTGTAACAACATTgtttattatcgcaattattcaGTTTAAAGGGAATATCTGGTcagattaaatgaaaatgaatcgaACAAGATCTGGATTCATAGCTGACACAAATCGGATTTGTTCTTCGGCGTTCGCGGAGGCATGATTATAGGCGCGCTGGCCTTTCATAAACCCGTCCACATCAAACGCTACGCATAGGTCGATCGTGATAATATTTGTCACGTAGTTGCGGTACGTGGCTCTACGCGCACTCCTACCGCCAATACGGTAATCGATCTGTTCGCGTTCCCGTGCGGACATAGAAGCTCGTACCGTGCTCTGCTCTCAATACGATGACGTTTCTATactacaaaagaaagagagggagagagagagagagagagagagagaaagagagagagatactatGCCGCGAGCGTTATTCGAACGAGTTCAACAGCTTTATCTTTGCACTAACGAGACCAATAGAGAACAGACCTACTGTTTTATTCGTATCAGTTAGAAATctcagatatattattattatacgaatattttaCGATTAGAACGAATGGCTAACTTCCTTTCAcaaggatttttttcttttctttctgtttatctttcattttttttcttttttttttttttcttttttttttttttttttttaatgaatattttatgtcAATCGTTCGCTCCTATGATGATTCTAACTCGATATCTTGTCTAATACGACGATTGAGTCTAactcgatattttattttgaagatATCTTATGAAACTAATTGTAGATATTTTatctcgaagaaaataattatcttttagataataataaaatatatttaactatgaaaataatgttaaatgttTAATAGAAATCTGCGGAATCGTAAAggaatatatacaattttcaatattctattaatcaattaattaattaacaaattatattattactattaatcaataaattaattatttatttatttgttcgttttttcttttttccgttttttttttttttttttttttttttttataacgacATGTCagacatatattatattaaatgaatcgATTAAATGGAAATACGAGTTATTAGATTGCTCTGAtctaattgaaatgaaaattacgtCGACGTTCCTCTACGAATTTCCATTCTCAGTTTGCCCTTATCCCGTGAAGGAAACTAGTAGCTAAAAGACTAGTTTCCATAAGGAAGAAAGGCATTCTCGAACCTGTGAACAATGCAAACGAGACTTGTTCTTCATGGAAACTGACTTTTcagttttattttccttttcctttttattttttcttttttctttttttctcttttcttttttctttcccaacAATTCTACCAATACAGAAAACTCCTTTAGAATATCTACTAGCATTCCCGAAGGACCGTCACGGCTTATTCACTATCtgatatctatttcttttatcagcTACAATCAATAGAAACGATTTTTTAATTGGACCTTTTTAACATAAACAACTTCGagattgttataatatttgaattgcatttaatttaatttaaaggattttaatttaatttaatttaatttaatttaaaggaGGACAATGTGTCGATTTGagacatattaaaaattcgttCTTTATTTCCCAACGCCCCCCCCCCCGGCCCCTTTCccctatgtttttttttttaacacgtaAAGTGGTGAATTTTGAAACTACCAATACGTAACATTttcattcgtaaaaaaaaaaaaaaaagaaacaaaaaaactgATTTTCATCATGTCATTGTGAatacatacattatttatatattcgtcaTCTAATGTAaagtttttaattacattttcagAATAATGTATCGTTTTAagacatattaaaaattcatcccTTATTTCAACCCCGATGTTTATTAAAGTGGTAAACT
The genomic region above belongs to Vespa crabro chromosome 2, iyVesCrab1.2, whole genome shotgun sequence and contains:
- the LOC124422033 gene encoding uncharacterized protein LOC124422033 isoform X2 codes for the protein MSPRGSKCARVSGSKATATLEKDRRGSRESRTFEGNDKERLEQREEENYQQQENHQKQPIVKKESAEGKNNNNKKKKASTMTMKRRRKRKKRKRKPGRAKTTPETDAAATAAATAAAAAASAVAVLAVREGRSWIGARMRQPLESTEGGLEQPRENGTLLKRRCSQSPHRDLLSESRNLSSSPCSSRSTSTCTSSSTSSSSSSSSSSSRPSSRSSSVSSSEGSSLIGSQLKTSKSTRLFCRDRKRKEKRRRGSRECAREETKKEEGKEDIVTGKVEVEEEEEEEEEEEEEEEEEDGDEDDDDDEEEEEGPPVGELQTRSAPPITSTPNPPPTPSTSSNTTPAAAPLPPLSPSTSPSASSEPLVASSPSSSSYRADSRNEISGARPTTTSSSTTSSSPLENIRSALECYDRSRIYLAHVSFLDWRDVPGRRRGHLEEHRKLHGATSRSSERSSGERVWVVGAADHDGHHRTRLLVAGRHWRPRCLSRVNMLSQPVVYAGGGRGSLTADLFLWWFHREFAVTAMAMHPDGAVLVAESADYLPPEGDCVAADGLVRLFVVPKDCLETRIVVRELRVRLAIGALTRVYHGVYRSKFSTIERDDDRLETYLRRFTLKEAFADLHRAWLSVRSETFARSWALPREREDVESRIGRSNVTGNNNSILRTIVASAEREEDRMLLDELRGLAGELGLKVGDEELARWIIDGEERTSRRYDTTTTTTTTIDLDVDQSRLVKIESERKSIDQECEFEHEDDDDDEEDEPTAEETVGLLTRVLTWMEREPLDPGLLLAVRSMRDIAAIMASKMGLAGTHPSGLPFFCPNGDHLTQPPPAHMGIPPYGALDAGKAAAAAGLTRAPMYPFSTGQYPYPMLSPEMTQVAASWHTPSMYPISPASAGFRSPYPTSLPITSSSLPSDLYRFSPTGLMPPHHGLGPHAHALASHALVSSAPKTDHSTLDHNHRSTIEQKNSTSLPADNAKNQDTGQQNNQDKKKPHIKKPLNAFMLYMKEMRAKVVAECTLKESAAINQILGRRWHALGREEQAKYYELARRERQLHMQLYPDWSSRANTNRTKKRKRKQDTNSDPGGNNMKKCRARYGLDQQSQWCKPCRRKKKCIRYMGEGGEGDGEADGEGEDDHSEDNLGSVGEAGTPEEDESLSSPGGLSALSSLASPSLVLPSPSSLASPCPCPLTPPVPPPPLPNPSNQQQQQQQQQQQQQQQQQQHQQAQQQGQQQPHRNPVGTNPHDINNPLSVNQLTGQCIKSEVVPAPPSGPSNPAISVT
- the LOC124422033 gene encoding uncharacterized protein LOC124422033 isoform X1; its protein translation is MSPRGSKCARVSGSKATATLEKDRRGSRESRTFEGNDKERLEQREEENYQQQENHQKQPIVKKESAEGKNNNNKKKKASTMTMKRRRKRKKRKRKPGRAKTTPETDAAATAAATAAAAAASAVAVLAVREGRSWIGARMRQPLESTEGGLEQPRENGTLLKRRCSQSPHRDLLSESRNLSSSPCSSRSTSTCTSSSTSSSSSSSSSSSRPSSRSSSVSSSEGSSLIGSQLKTSKSTRLFCRDRKRKEKRRRGSRECAREETKKEEGKEDIVTGKVEVEEEEEEEEEEEEEEEEEDGDEDDDDDEEEEEGPPVGELQTRSAPPITSTPNPPPTPSTSSNTTPAAAPLPPLSPSTSPSASSEPLVASSPSSSSYRADSRNEISGARPTTTSSSTTSSSPLENIRSALECYDRSRIYLAHVSFLDWRDVPGRRRGHLEEHRKLHGATSRSSERSSGERVWVVGAADHDGHHRTRLLVAGRHWRPRCLSRVNMLSQPVVYAGGGRGSLTADLFLWWFHREFAVTAMAMHPDGAVLVAESADYLPPEGDCVAADGLVRLFVVPKDCLETRIVVRELRVRLAIGALTRVYHGVYRSKFSTIERDDDRLETYLRRFTLKEAFADLHRAWLSVRSETFARSWALPREREDVESRIGRSNVTGNNNSILRTIVASAEREEDRMLLDELRGLAGELGLKVGDEELARWIIDGEERTSRRYDTTTTTTTTIDLDVDQSRLVKIESERKSIDQECEFEHEDDDDDEEDEPTAEETVGLLTRVLTWMEREPLDPGLLLAVRSMRDIAAIMASKMGLAGTHPSGLPFFCPNGDHLTQPPPAHMGIPPYGALDAGKAAAAAGLTRAPMYPFSTGQYPYPMLSPEMTQVAASWHTPSMYPISPASAGFRSPYPTSLPITSSSLPSDLYRFSPTGLMPPHHGLGPHAHALASHALVSSAPKTDHSTLDHNHRSTIEQKNSTSLPADNAKNQDTGQQNNQDKKKPHIKKPLNAFMLYMKEMRAKVVAECTLKESAAINQILGRRWHSLSREEQARYYEAARQERHLHQQRYPGWSARDNYGYGSKKKKRKKERSADPTGGNNMKKCRARYGLDQQSQWCKPCRRKKKCIRYMGEGGEGDGEADGEGEDDHSEDNLGSVGEAGTPEEDESLSSPGGLSALSSLASPSLVLPSPSSLASPCPCPLTPPVPPPPLPNPSNQQQQQQQQQQQQQQQQQQHQQAQQQGQQQPHRNPVGTNPHDINNPLSVNQLTGQCIKSEVVPAPPSGPSNPAISVT
- the LOC124422033 gene encoding uncharacterized protein LOC124422033 isoform X3, with the protein product MSPRGSKCARVSGSKATATLEKDRRGSRESRTFEGNDKERLEQREEENYQQQENHQKQPIVKKESAEGKNNNNKKKKASTMTMKRRRKRKKRKRKPGRAKTTPETDAAATAAATAAAAAASAVAVLAVREGRSWIGARMRQPLESTEGGLEQPRENGTLLKRRCSQSPHRDLLSESRNLSSSPCSSRSTSTCTSSSTSSSSSSSSSSSRPSSRSSSVSSSEGSSLIGSQLKTSKSTRLFCRDRKRKEKRRRGSRECAREETKKEEGKEDIVTGKVEVEEEEEEEEEEEEEEEEEDGDEDDDDDEEEEEGPPVGELQTRSAPPITSTPNPPPTPSTSSNTTPAAAPLPPLSPSTSPSASSEPLVASSPSSSSYRADSRNEISGARPTTTSSSTTSSSPLENIRSALECYDRSRIYLAHVSFLDWRDVPGRRRGHLEEHRKLHGATSRSSERSSGERVWVVGAADHDGHHRTRLLVAGRHWRPRCLSRVNMLSQPVVYAGGGRGSLTADLFLWWFHREFAVTAMAMHPDGAVLVAESADYLPPEGDCVAADGLVRLFVVPKDCLETRIVVRELRVRLAIGALTRVYHGVYRSKFSTIERDDDRLETYLRRFTLKEAFADLHRAWLSVRSETFARSWALPREREDVESRIGRSNVTGNNNSILRTIVASAEREEDRMLLDELRGLAGELGLKVGDEELARWIIDGEERTSRRYDTTTTTTTTIDLDVDQSRLVKIESERKSIDQECEFEHEDDDDDEEDEPTAEETVGLLTRVLTWMEREPLDPGLLLAVRSMRDIAAIMASKMGLAGTHPSGLPFFCPNGDHLTQPPPAHMGIPPYGALDAGKAAAAAGLTRAPMYPFSTGQYPYPMLSPEMTQVAASWHTPSMYPISPASAGFRSPYPTSLPITSSSLPSDLYRFSPTGLMPPHHGLGPHAHALASHALVSSAPKTDHSTLDHNHRSTIEQKNSTSLPADNAKNQDTGQQNNQDKKKPHIKKPLNAFMLYMKEMRAKVVAECTLKESAAINQILGRRWHSLSREEQARYYEAARQERHLHQQRYPGWSARDNYGYGSKKKKRKKERSADPTGGNNMKKCRARYGLDQQSQWCKPCSPVEHGAGMGIHASIIHHGVGSSAGAGVGAGGGGGTVGATTAPPNTNTASNTSSPQQEPTYVNL
- the LOC124422033 gene encoding uncharacterized protein LOC124422033 isoform X4, coding for MSPRGSKCARVSGSKATATLEKDRRGSRESRTFEGNDKERLEQREEENYQQQENHQKQPIVKKESAEGKNNNNKKKKASTMTMKRRRKRKKRKRKPGRAKTTPETDAAATAAATAAAAAASAVAVLAVREGRSWIGARMRQPLESTEGGLEQPRENGTLLKRRCSQSPHRDLLSESRNLSSSPCSSRSTSTCTSSSTSSSSSSSSSSSRPSSRSSSVSSSEGSSLIGSQLKTSKSTRLFCRDRKRKEKRRRGSRECAREETKKEEGKEDIVTGKVEVEEEEEEEEEEEEEEEEEDGDEDDDDDEEEEEGPPVGELQTRSAPPITSTPNPPPTPSTSSNTTPAAAPLPPLSPSTSPSASSEPLVASSPSSSSYRADSRNEISGARPTTTSSSTTSSSPLENIRSALECYDRSRIYLAHVSFLDWRDVPGRRRGHLEEHRKLHGATSRSSERSSGERVWVVGAADHDGHHRTRLLVAGRHWRPRCLSRVNMLSQPVVYAGGGRGSLTADLFLWWFHREFAVTAMAMHPDGAVLVAESADYLPPEGDCVAADGLVRLFVVPKDCLETRIVVRELRVRLAIGALTRVYHGVYRSKFSTIERDDDRLETYLRRFTLKEAFADLHRAWLSVRSETFARSWALPREREDVESRIGRSNVTGNNNSILRTIVASAEREEDRMLLDELRGLAGELGLKVGDEELARWIIDGEERTSRRYDTTTTTTTTIDLDVDQSRLVKIESERKSIDQECEFEHEDDDDDEEDEPTAEETVGLLTRVLTWMEREPLDPGLLLAVRSMRDIAAIMASKMGLAGTHPSGLPFFCPNGDHLTQPPPAHMGIPPYGALDAGKAAAAAGLTRAPMYPFSTGQYPYPMLSPEMTQVAASWHTPSMYPISPASAGFRSPYPTSLPITSSSLPSDLYRFSPTGLMPPHHGLGPHAHALASHALVSSAPKTDHSTLDHNHRSTIEQKNSTSLPADNAKNQDTGQQNNQDKKKPHIKKPLNAFMLYMKEMRAKVVAECTLKESAAINQILGRRWHALGREEQAKYYELARRERQLHMQLYPDWSSRANTNRTKKRKRKQDTNSDPGGNNMKKCRARYGLDQQSQWCKPCSPVEHGAGMGIHASIIHHGVGSSAGAGVGAGGGGGTVGATTAPPNTNTASNTSSPQQEPTYVNL